The following coding sequences lie in one Niabella agricola genomic window:
- a CDS encoding AAA family ATPase, with protein sequence MLAAHTRHIFQHQWFKRKQKKFQYETAIFLLENGCIVELDECWCEILHDGDQASLTEGIVALLQPFQEKKKKEPLEINLIVRDGSRLLLRSMEIKRNKLNLDLFYEADFKAVDARIRQRLNRKKDKGIVLLHGLPGTGKTSYLRYLVGKIRKRVLFLSPSIAGNLTSPDFIQLLINNPDTVLIIEDAENIIMDRRYSADSSVSNLLNISDGPLADFLNIQLICTFNSALTPIDEALLREGRLIAKYEFGKLGVEKARILANHLGYAQNITEPCTLAEICNAEPVAGKRTKPASIGFQLAAMENTV encoded by the coding sequence TTGCTGGCGGCGCATACCCGGCATATTTTCCAGCATCAGTGGTTCAAGCGGAAACAAAAAAAATTCCAGTACGAAACGGCAATCTTTCTTTTAGAAAACGGATGTATTGTAGAACTGGATGAATGCTGGTGCGAGATCCTGCACGATGGTGATCAGGCTTCGTTAACGGAAGGCATTGTAGCCCTGCTGCAGCCATTCCAGGAGAAGAAGAAAAAGGAGCCGTTGGAGATCAACCTGATCGTACGTGACGGGAGCCGGCTGCTGCTGCGATCCATGGAGATAAAAAGGAACAAACTCAACCTGGATCTTTTTTATGAAGCAGATTTCAAGGCGGTGGATGCCCGTATCCGGCAACGCCTGAACCGGAAAAAGGATAAGGGTATCGTATTGTTGCACGGATTACCCGGTACCGGCAAAACTTCTTACCTCCGCTACCTGGTGGGAAAGATACGGAAGCGGGTACTCTTCCTCTCTCCTTCCATTGCCGGCAATTTAACCAGTCCTGATTTTATCCAGCTGCTGATCAACAACCCGGACACGGTGCTGATTATTGAGGATGCGGAAAACATCATTATGGACCGCCGTTATAGTGCCGACTCATCCGTATCGAACCTGCTAAATATATCCGATGGACCACTGGCCGATTTTCTAAATATTCAACTGATTTGTACGTTTAACAGTGCACTGACACCTATTGATGAGGCATTGTTACGGGAAGGCCGGCTGATCGCCAAATATGAATTTGGAAAATTAGGCGTGGAGAAAGCAAGGATCCTGGCAAACCATCTGGGATATGCACAAAACATTACCGAGCCTTGCACCCTGGCAGAGATCTGCAATGCTGAACCGGTAGCCGGCAAACGGACAAAACCGGCTTCAATCGGTTTTCAGCTGGCAGCGATGGAAAATACGGTCTGA
- the miaE gene encoding tRNA-(ms[2]io[6]A)-hydroxylase, which produces MELSQDTKNILGLQLPTDPRWVNLAEISLEAILTDHAYCEQKAATSCISLIQRYSDKEQLVKALAPIVTEEWGHFRLVLQELEKRGLKLGRQRKDAYVNALLQFQAKGASPDEFFLDKLLTMAMIEARSCERFKRLSEGLNDAYMSKFYRRFMESEAGHYTLFIELAETYLPKEKVRKRWAQWLAHEAVIMQEMELRGDRIH; this is translated from the coding sequence ATGGAACTTTCACAGGACACAAAAAACATTTTAGGCTTACAACTGCCCACGGATCCGCGCTGGGTGAACCTTGCGGAAATCTCATTGGAAGCGATTCTGACCGATCATGCCTATTGTGAGCAGAAAGCAGCTACCAGCTGTATCTCACTCATTCAGCGCTACAGCGATAAAGAGCAACTGGTAAAGGCGCTCGCCCCTATCGTTACCGAAGAATGGGGCCATTTCCGCCTGGTATTGCAGGAACTTGAAAAAAGAGGATTGAAATTAGGGCGCCAGCGAAAGGATGCATATGTAAATGCATTATTACAATTCCAGGCAAAGGGCGCAAGTCCGGATGAGTTTTTTCTCGACAAATTGCTGACCATGGCCATGATCGAAGCCCGGAGTTGTGAACGGTTCAAGCGGCTCAGCGAAGGATTGAACGATGCCTATATGAGCAAGTTTTACCGGCGCTTTATGGAAAGCGAAGCCGGTCATTACACCCTCTTTATCGAGTTGGCCGAAACCTATCTTCCGAAAGAAAAGGTGCGGAAGCGCTGGGCCCAATGGCTGGCCCATGAAGCAGTGATCATGCAGGAAATGGAACTGCGTGGAGACCGGATTCACTAA
- a CDS encoding DoxX family protein, translated as MTLIQRIEFWGERHHPAWMDIVRMALGLFLIAKGIQFINNYNVLMDLMPKWMSFSSFMMILVGHYIVGAHILGGVLITLGLLTRAACLMQIPILLGAVFFASQSGNVLHPFSNLLLAIVVLLLLVYFLIASNGPWSLDAIHAGEEEKKK; from the coding sequence ATGACACTGATTCAACGTATTGAGTTCTGGGGTGAAAGACATCACCCTGCATGGATGGATATCGTTCGCATGGCATTGGGACTTTTTTTGATCGCAAAAGGAATCCAGTTCATCAATAACTACAACGTGCTGATGGACCTTATGCCCAAGTGGATGTCGTTCAGTTCCTTCATGATGATCCTTGTGGGGCATTATATTGTGGGTGCACACATCCTGGGCGGTGTGCTCATTACATTGGGATTGCTGACCAGGGCAGCCTGTCTGATGCAGATCCCCATCCTGTTGGGCGCGGTATTCTTTGCCAGCCAATCCGGCAATGTGCTGCATCCTTTTTCCAACCTCTTGCTGGCTATCGTAGTATTGTTGTTACTGGTCTATTTCCTGATCGCCAGCAATGGCCCCTGGTCATTGGATGCGATCCATGCTGGGGAGGAGGAGAAGAAGAAGTAA
- a CDS encoding slipin family protein, with the protein MKKVNVNAQQVALVFKRGAYQKMLREGSYWLWQQNVTIYDITQPFQPPVELNLLLQDTELANALEVIEVADHEIALQFQNGLFQKVLTAGRYAFWKSAIRHDFIKGDMTKIAITENIHRDLLEHKLVAPYVRTYKVESYEKALLFVDGKAQGELDSGTHYWWKNAITIHVAKADVRQQQLEINGQEILTKDKANLRVNAWAQYRVANAAIALLDNAGYDRQLYVAIQQSLREYVAGFAFDELLEKKESISTSILQQVAAAAATLGVEVTGLGIRDIILPGDIREIMNQVLVAEKKAQANTITRREETASTRSLLNTAKLMEENAMLWKLKEMEYVEKIAEKISNISVSGNGVLIDQLKQLFVPDK; encoded by the coding sequence ATGAAAAAAGTAAATGTAAATGCACAACAGGTGGCATTGGTATTTAAAAGAGGCGCTTATCAGAAAATGCTTCGGGAGGGGTCCTATTGGTTGTGGCAACAAAACGTCACTATCTACGATATCACCCAGCCATTTCAGCCCCCGGTTGAACTGAACCTGCTATTGCAGGACACGGAACTGGCAAATGCGCTAGAGGTAATTGAAGTAGCAGATCATGAAATAGCCCTGCAATTCCAGAACGGCCTGTTTCAAAAAGTGCTTACCGCCGGACGGTACGCTTTCTGGAAATCCGCGATCCGGCATGATTTTATAAAGGGAGATATGACCAAAATAGCCATCACTGAAAACATCCACCGGGACCTACTCGAACATAAGCTGGTGGCCCCCTATGTGCGCACCTATAAAGTTGAAAGTTATGAGAAGGCCTTGCTCTTTGTAGACGGCAAAGCACAGGGTGAACTGGATTCGGGTACGCACTACTGGTGGAAGAATGCGATTACAATACATGTGGCAAAAGCGGATGTACGGCAGCAGCAACTCGAGATCAACGGGCAGGAAATCCTCACAAAGGATAAGGCGAACCTCCGGGTTAATGCCTGGGCGCAATACCGGGTTGCCAATGCAGCAATTGCATTACTGGACAATGCGGGTTATGACCGGCAGTTGTACGTGGCCATTCAGCAGAGCCTGCGGGAATATGTAGCCGGCTTTGCTTTTGATGAACTCCTGGAAAAAAAGGAAAGCATTTCCACCAGTATATTGCAACAGGTAGCAGCGGCTGCCGCAACACTTGGGGTTGAGGTTACCGGACTGGGGATCCGGGATATCATTCTGCCGGGCGATATCCGGGAGATCATGAACCAGGTGCTGGTTGCCGAAAAAAAAGCCCAGGCCAATACCATTACGCGGCGGGAAGAAACGGCCAGCACCCGGAGCCTGCTGAACACGGCCAAACTGATGGAAGAAAATGCCATGCTTTGGAAGCTGAAAGAGATGGAATACGTGGAAAAGATCGCAGAAAAGATCAGCAATATCAGCGTCAGCGGGAACGGCGTATTGATCGATCAGTTAAAGCAACTTTTTGTTCCTGATAAATGA
- a CDS encoding GNAT family N-acetyltransferase, translated as MIGIEQIEMSHPLYKQEQDLRNRILLRPIGLPDHGWEMDDHRAWHFVAVEADNVIGCVILVPLNKGQAQLKQMAVETACQSKGTGRLLIGALLAFARTQQFLEVVCHAQDRAIPFYIKNGFEIYDEPFVEVGVPHHHMRIRL; from the coding sequence ATGATCGGAATTGAGCAAATAGAAATGAGCCACCCGCTTTATAAACAGGAGCAGGACCTGAGGAACCGTATCCTGTTGCGGCCGATCGGTTTGCCGGATCATGGTTGGGAAATGGACGATCATAGGGCCTGGCATTTTGTGGCCGTTGAAGCAGATAACGTAATCGGATGTGTGATCCTCGTACCGCTTAACAAAGGGCAGGCCCAGCTAAAGCAAATGGCTGTCGAAACGGCCTGCCAGTCAAAAGGAACGGGGCGGTTGCTGATAGGAGCATTACTTGCCTTTGCAAGGACGCAACAATTCTTGGAGGTTGTGTGTCATGCACAGGACAGGGCGATTCCCTTTTATATAAAAAACGGGTTTGAAATTTATGATGAGCCCTTTGTGGAAGTAGGCGTGCCGCATCATCATATGCGGATCAGGCTGTAA
- a CDS encoding exonuclease/endonuclease/phosphatase family protein has product MKHLLSALLLLATCWSCSKDHSPNRKGSEDTTQFKNYYKDLIIVNWNIEWFGSARFPGSLAAQESNAGKILRYLDADLYGICEVVDTARFGRMIRNYMGSEFNYIISPYPKIDQKLAFVYNRHIFRNVRARPFMSQSATAAVSFASGRFPFLLSADMVVNGKWHPVHFILLHAKADAAADAYARRKEGSVELKDSLDVYFNGQHCMVFGDFNDQLNGSILNGYLSPYKNFLEDGGRYQALTLPLNTTGYQSTLSFSNSVIDQQLVSGNLRYWYKDQSVSIRTDVKNVVPDYEQRTTSDHYPVTSAYAVTD; this is encoded by the coding sequence ATGAAACACCTGTTATCGGCATTACTGCTGCTGGCCACTTGCTGGTCCTGCTCAAAAGATCATTCCCCAAACCGGAAAGGTTCTGAAGACACAACACAATTTAAAAACTATTACAAGGATCTGATCATTGTAAACTGGAACATTGAATGGTTTGGCTCCGCCCGGTTCCCGGGGAGTCTTGCTGCCCAGGAGTCGAACGCAGGTAAGATCCTGCGCTATCTGGATGCGGATCTTTATGGGATCTGTGAGGTGGTGGATACCGCCCGGTTTGGACGGATGATCCGGAATTACATGGGTTCCGAATTTAACTATATCATCAGCCCTTACCCGAAGATCGATCAGAAACTGGCCTTTGTGTATAACCGCCATATTTTCCGGAATGTACGGGCGAGACCTTTTATGAGTCAGAGCGCAACGGCCGCTGTCAGCTTTGCCTCGGGGCGGTTTCCTTTTTTGTTATCTGCGGATATGGTCGTGAATGGGAAATGGCATCCGGTGCATTTCATATTGCTGCACGCCAAGGCCGACGCAGCTGCCGACGCATATGCCCGAAGGAAAGAGGGGAGTGTGGAATTAAAGGATAGCCTGGATGTTTATTTCAACGGACAACACTGTATGGTATTTGGTGATTTTAATGATCAGCTGAATGGCAGCATTTTGAATGGGTATCTTTCACCATATAAAAATTTCCTGGAGGATGGCGGGCGCTATCAGGCGCTGACGCTGCCCTTGAATACTACCGGTTATCAGTCCACGCTTTCTTTTAGCAATTCTGTTATTGATCAGCAGTTGGTTTCAGGCAATTTGCGCTACTGGTATAAAGATCAGTCGGTCAGCATCCGGACCGATGTAAAAAACGTTGTGCCGGATTATGAGCAACGGACCACTTCAGATCATTATCCGGTAACCTCCGCGTATGCGGTAACCGATTGA
- a CDS encoding ribonuclease H-like YkuK family protein codes for MEQQQWRRFGGTSLSEPVAEEVNKTLIAERKAGHTIQVCLGTDSQVKGAVIEFATVIVFVRKGKGAFLFLRKELLHRKMSIRERMLMEVDKTVQLTLQLSAVFNKHSIAPELHVDINTDAAYKSNAALSEAMGYVSGMGWICRAKPFAFASSSCANKIVQ; via the coding sequence ATGGAACAACAGCAATGGCGGCGGTTTGGAGGAACATCCCTGAGCGAACCGGTGGCCGAAGAAGTAAACAAGACATTGATAGCGGAACGGAAAGCCGGACATACTATACAGGTATGCCTGGGTACGGACAGCCAGGTAAAAGGCGCCGTTATCGAGTTTGCGACCGTGATCGTTTTTGTACGAAAAGGAAAGGGAGCCTTTCTGTTTCTGCGAAAAGAATTGCTGCACAGGAAAATGAGCATCCGGGAACGGATGTTAATGGAAGTGGACAAAACCGTGCAGCTAACATTGCAACTGAGTGCTGTTTTTAACAAACACAGCATTGCGCCTGAGTTGCATGTGGATATTAACACGGATGCCGCGTATAAAAGTAATGCCGCGCTCAGCGAAGCCATGGGCTATGTTTCCGGCATGGGCTGGATCTGCAGGGCAAAACCTTTTGCATTTGCAAGCTCCAGCTGTGCCAATAAAATCGTACAATAA
- a CDS encoding DUF2490 domain-containing protein, protein MIARLIVSLLFFLVPAMVFCQTRYEQTGWAAWFNNAKLNSKWGLYFDIQVRTHDNWNGIRNVLLRPGINYYIKPNQTATVGYLYTPTFPAPDITNGKTLTEHRIWEQYTVSHPVFTGTLSHRFRLEQRFIGRTDEDIFSQRLRYFFRDVQPLVKTEQGFKKGPFIALQNELFFNLQNKDRLNGSFFDQNRAYIALGYRTSPKFDIEAGYLNQAVKGAATNTMNSVIQVAAYTRF, encoded by the coding sequence ATGATTGCCAGATTGATTGTTTCCCTGCTCTTTTTTTTGGTGCCAGCGATGGTATTTTGTCAAACGCGATATGAGCAAACCGGCTGGGCGGCCTGGTTCAATAATGCTAAGCTGAATAGTAAATGGGGATTGTATTTCGACATACAGGTGCGCACACATGACAACTGGAACGGCATCCGCAATGTATTATTACGGCCCGGTATAAACTATTATATTAAACCCAACCAAACCGCTACGGTGGGATATCTGTACACACCCACCTTTCCCGCACCGGATATTACCAACGGGAAAACCCTGACCGAACACCGGATCTGGGAGCAATATACCGTTAGCCATCCCGTATTTACCGGTACCCTCAGTCACCGATTCCGGCTGGAGCAGCGGTTTATCGGCAGAACGGACGAAGATATTTTCTCGCAGCGGCTGCGGTATTTTTTCCGCGATGTGCAGCCCCTGGTTAAAACAGAACAGGGGTTCAAAAAAGGGCCGTTTATCGCCCTGCAGAATGAACTGTTCTTTAACCTTCAGAACAAAGACCGGTTAAATGGCTCCTTTTTTGATCAAAACCGGGCCTATATTGCGCTGGGGTACCGTACCTCACCAAAATTTGACATTGAAGCCGGTTACCTGAACCAGGCTGTGAAGGGCGCTGCCACCAATACCATGAACAGCGTGATACAGGTAGCGGCGTATACTCGGTTTTAG
- a CDS encoding helix-turn-helix transcriptional regulator, translated as MPVNRNALIRYRTIDRCLQNRRRKWTIEDLIDACNDALYEYEDIEKGVSLRTIRMDLNAMRSDKLGYNAPIIVTDRKYYTYEDPAYSISKIPLSHQDLDVLQDVSFLLQQFKGFSHFNDLDELLQRLEDKIYTERGQESPVIDFEKNDLLAGIHWLDPLHKAIIKKRSLQVTYQSFSARQPADMVVYPYLLKEFRNRWFLLCMHRKGKVLLTLALDRIAAIKELPGEAYLVHKGFNAATYFSDIIGVTKNVADQPTRITFMANAKHAPYIRTKPIHASQQIVSTANGWTTFTIEVIPNFELERELLGFGEGLRVTAPASVVRIFKQRIRKMQEFYTIGQD; from the coding sequence ATGCCTGTTAATCGCAATGCGCTGATCCGCTACCGCACCATTGATAGATGCCTGCAAAACCGCCGCCGCAAATGGACCATTGAGGATTTGATCGACGCCTGTAACGATGCGCTTTACGAGTATGAGGACATCGAGAAAGGTGTAAGCCTGCGTACCATACGGATGGACCTGAATGCCATGCGCAGTGATAAGCTTGGGTACAACGCTCCGATCATCGTAACTGATAGGAAATATTATACCTATGAAGATCCGGCGTACAGTATTTCGAAGATTCCGTTGTCACATCAGGACCTGGACGTGCTACAGGATGTATCTTTTCTCCTGCAACAGTTCAAGGGATTTAGCCATTTTAACGACCTGGATGAGTTGTTGCAGCGTTTGGAGGATAAGATTTACACAGAACGGGGACAGGAATCGCCGGTAATCGACTTTGAAAAAAACGATCTACTGGCTGGTATTCACTGGCTGGATCCGCTGCACAAGGCGATTATCAAAAAACGGTCCCTGCAGGTAACCTACCAAAGCTTTTCTGCACGCCAGCCGGCAGACATGGTGGTATATCCGTACCTGCTAAAGGAGTTCCGTAACCGATGGTTTCTTTTGTGCATGCACCGGAAAGGCAAAGTGTTGCTAACACTTGCACTGGACCGCATAGCTGCGATAAAAGAATTGCCCGGTGAAGCCTACCTGGTGCATAAGGGTTTTAATGCGGCTACCTATTTCAGTGATATTATCGGTGTAACAAAAAATGTGGCCGACCAGCCCACGCGCATTACTTTTATGGCCAATGCAAAACATGCACCCTATATCCGAACCAAGCCCATTCATGCATCACAACAAATTGTTTCCACCGCAAACGGCTGGACTACGTTTACCATTGAAGTGATCCCGAATTTTGAATTGGAACGGGAGTTGCTCGGTTTCGGCGAAGGATTGCGTGTGACGGCACCAGCTTCGGTGGTACGTATCTTCAAACAACGTATCCGGAAAATGCAGGAGTTCTATACAATTGGTCAGGACTGA
- a CDS encoding YcxB family protein, translating to MTLTYQLNRNDFLQYHLFVASQTPRIKKKRIRSWLTVTAVMTLLGLLFYQSSNMFLAYYFFIFSIVSFVFFPLYQRAQYKQHYKKFIEDSYKDRMRKPVTIKLTDTTIEASDPGSISTIKLSEMNHITETGDYFYLKFKIGEYLILPKTGINDPLALKQELKQLSSRLQIEFIEALNWRWK from the coding sequence ATGACATTGACCTATCAACTCAACCGGAACGACTTCCTTCAATATCATCTTTTTGTTGCCTCCCAAACACCCAGAATAAAAAAAAAGCGCATAAGGTCCTGGCTAACAGTTACCGCTGTGATGACGCTGCTGGGCCTTCTGTTCTATCAAAGTAGCAACATGTTTCTTGCTTACTACTTTTTTATCTTTAGTATTGTCAGTTTCGTTTTCTTTCCGCTTTATCAAAGGGCGCAATACAAACAGCACTATAAGAAATTTATTGAAGACAGCTATAAAGACCGGATGAGAAAACCCGTAACAATAAAACTGACGGATACAACAATCGAGGCCAGTGATCCCGGCAGCATCTCAACCATCAAATTATCAGAGATGAATCATATAACAGAAACCGGTGATTACTTTTATTTAAAGTTTAAAATCGGCGAATATTTAATCCTTCCCAAAACAGGAATCAATGATCCACTTGCATTAAAACAGGAACTGAAGCAACTCAGCAGCAGATTGCAGATTGAATTCATTGAAGCATTGAATTGGAGATGGAAATAA
- a CDS encoding nucleotidyltransferase domain-containing protein, translating into MHKNILKTLKELEAEKGINLLYACETGSRAWGFPSPDSDYDIRFIYRHNRNWYLSLAAQKDAISWMKEELDITGWDLRKSLLLLKKSNVPLIERFQSPIVYYTAPEFKREFRQLIREYYSPVAVFFHHYSLAQKFRAECPPGVPFKLKGFFYMLRSVLSCNWILHDDAVPPMELVKLLKYTNPRLSRCILRLIALKATKPESYDHKGETLLFNWLDGLFEQLEASKGALKINPNNIDTLNHYFIKKLNDSPDN; encoded by the coding sequence ATGCACAAAAACATACTGAAAACATTAAAAGAGCTGGAAGCTGAAAAGGGCATCAACTTGCTTTATGCCTGTGAAACCGGTAGCAGGGCCTGGGGCTTCCCGTCTCCGGACAGTGATTATGACATACGTTTTATATACCGGCACAACCGTAACTGGTACCTTTCCCTGGCTGCCCAAAAGGATGCAATCAGTTGGATGAAAGAAGAGCTGGACATCACCGGCTGGGACCTGAGAAAATCGTTACTGTTACTCAAAAAATCGAATGTACCATTAATAGAACGGTTCCAGTCGCCCATCGTTTACTACACGGCTCCGGAATTCAAACGGGAGTTCCGGCAACTGATCCGGGAATACTATTCTCCCGTCGCTGTTTTCTTTCATCACTATTCGCTGGCGCAAAAATTCAGGGCAGAATGCCCACCTGGTGTTCCCTTTAAGCTAAAAGGTTTTTTCTATATGCTGCGTTCCGTGCTTTCCTGTAACTGGATCCTGCATGATGATGCAGTACCTCCCATGGAACTGGTAAAACTACTTAAGTACACCAATCCCCGGCTGAGCAGGTGCATCCTCCGACTTATTGCGTTAAAGGCTACGAAGCCTGAAAGCTATGATCATAAAGGTGAAACGCTCCTTTTTAACTGGCTGGATGGTCTGTTTGAACAGCTGGAGGCTTCCAAAGGCGCATTGAAGATCAACCCTAACAATATCGACACATTGAATCACTATTTTATAAAAAAGCTCAATGACTCACCTGACAATTGA
- a CDS encoding YggS family pyridoxal phosphate-dependent enzyme, producing the protein MSVNEQNYKTILEKTKATGASLVAVSKIKPVSDIKALYDLGQRDFGENYVQELVEKQPQLPGDIRWHFIGHLQSNKVKYIAPFVYLIHGVDSEKLLLEIDKQARKNGRIIDCLLQVHIAQEETKFGFDGEEVAALIDRISSGALVLSNVRVKGLMAMGSFTEDTDKLKQEFTAMKTLFARNAKPETSNLKLETLSMGMSGDYELALEYGSTMIRVGSLLFGARGY; encoded by the coding sequence ATGTCGGTAAATGAACAGAACTATAAAACGATCCTCGAAAAAACAAAAGCCACCGGGGCCAGTCTGGTTGCGGTTTCCAAGATAAAGCCGGTAAGCGATATAAAGGCTCTGTATGACCTGGGGCAGCGGGATTTTGGCGAAAACTATGTACAGGAGCTGGTAGAAAAACAACCGCAGCTGCCGGGCGATATCCGCTGGCATTTTATAGGTCATCTGCAATCCAATAAGGTAAAATATATTGCACCGTTTGTATACCTGATTCATGGTGTAGACAGTGAGAAGTTACTACTGGAGATCGACAAACAGGCACGAAAAAATGGCCGGATCATCGACTGCCTCTTGCAGGTGCATATAGCGCAGGAGGAAACAAAATTCGGTTTTGACGGGGAAGAAGTTGCGGCATTGATCGACCGGATCAGCTCCGGCGCATTGGTACTGTCTAATGTTCGGGTAAAGGGATTGATGGCCATGGGAAGTTTTACGGAGGATACCGATAAGTTGAAGCAGGAGTTTACGGCGATGAAGACCCTTTTTGCAAGGAACGCAAAACCTGAAACCTCAAACCTGAAACTTGAAACATTATCCATGGGTATGAGCGGCGATTATGAGCTGGCGCTGGAATACGGAAGCACAATGATACGGGTAGGAAGCCTGTTGTTTGGAGCGCGAGGGTATTAG
- a CDS encoding nucleotidyltransferase domain-containing protein produces MTHLTIDTIKSSGWLIFECISGSRAYGLDTPTSDTDIKGVFVLPRDWYYSMEYVPQVSNENNDIVYYELKRFMELLSRNNPNILELLATPDDCILLRDPLMDFIKPADFLSRLCEQTFANYAWSQIKKACGLEKKIVNPMSRDRKSPIDFCHVYDGRNSMPLDEYLRQRSFSQESMGLAALPHFRDCYQLYHSPRNEYTGILRKEGSNDVCTSHIRKDAVPVGLLYFNRDGYTVYCKKYREYWDWVTQRNETRFEGTMRHGKNYDSKNMMHVFRLLKMAEEIVTDNRVNVRRTDRLLLLQIKEGIYAYEELVAKAETIIHRLKSLYQESRLPDAPDPQVVNTLLVRLRTAYYAR; encoded by the coding sequence ATGACTCACCTGACAATTGATACGATAAAGAGCAGCGGCTGGCTGATATTTGAATGTATTTCCGGCAGCAGGGCTTATGGACTGGACACTCCGACTTCGGATACAGACATCAAAGGCGTGTTTGTACTTCCGCGGGACTGGTATTATTCCATGGAATATGTACCGCAGGTTTCCAATGAAAACAATGATATCGTATATTATGAGTTAAAACGGTTTATGGAACTTCTGTCCCGTAACAATCCCAACATACTGGAGCTGCTGGCCACACCCGATGACTGTATCTTATTGCGAGATCCCCTAATGGACTTTATAAAACCTGCCGACTTTCTATCCCGGCTTTGTGAGCAAACGTTTGCAAACTATGCCTGGAGCCAGATCAAAAAAGCCTGTGGCCTGGAGAAAAAAATTGTGAACCCAATGAGCAGGGACCGGAAATCTCCGATAGATTTTTGTCATGTTTATGATGGCCGCAACAGCATGCCCCTGGATGAGTACCTGCGGCAACGGTCTTTTTCACAGGAATCCATGGGACTGGCGGCGCTACCGCATTTCAGGGATTGTTATCAATTATATCATTCGCCCCGGAACGAATACACAGGGATTTTGCGGAAGGAAGGATCCAATGACGTTTGTACCAGCCATATCCGCAAGGATGCCGTCCCGGTGGGACTTCTTTATTTTAACAGAGACGGCTATACCGTGTATTGCAAAAAATACAGGGAATATTGGGATTGGGTAACACAACGGAATGAAACGCGTTTTGAAGGCACCATGCGTCATGGAAAAAATTACGACAGCAAAAACATGATGCATGTTTTCCGCTTACTGAAAATGGCCGAAGAAATCGTTACGGACAACCGGGTCAATGTCAGAAGAACCGATCGTTTATTATTATTACAAATTAAAGAAGGCATATATGCATATGAAGAACTGGTGGCTAAGGCTGAAACGATCATACACCGGCTCAAATCATTGTATCAGGAGAGTCGTTTGCCCGATGCTCCGGATCCGCAGGTGGTGAATACACTCCTTGTACGCCTGCGGACGGCGTATTACGCTCGGTAA